The genome window CAGCTGCAGAAGCTACTTATAATGCTTTACATGGTTTAAACTTAAACCTTGCTATAACAGTAAAATTAACAAGAACAACTATGCTTATAGCTCTTGCAGTAATCTTTACAATTTTAAGAGTTAAAGAAGAATCAGCACTAAATAATGGACAAGGAACAGAAGTATCACTTTCAAAAACTATAATCAAAGTTTTCCCAATGTTTATTTTATGGTTTTTAGTAATGGCTTTATTAAATACTTTAGGTGTGTTTAATGCAATTAGTACAGAATCTTTTAAAGTAAGTAAATTATTAAGTACAGGATATAAATTCTTTGTAACTGTAGCTCTTGCTGGAGTAGGATTTAAAATTAAATTTGTTGATCTATTTACAAAAGGATTAAAACCAATTATTTTAGGTGGATGTACTTGGGCAGCAGTAGCAATATCAACATTTGCATTTATATTTATCTTTTCAGGATATGTAGGATAATAAATAATTAGTCAAGATGAATCAAGAATAATTTTCTTAAAAAATGATATTTTTAAGTTTTATTATTCTTGATTTTTTATTCTTTAATTTCAAATTGAGAATTTCTAATAGGTCTCTTTACATTATTTGTGAATTGTGATATATTAAAACTTAACAGATAACTATTCATAAATAAAGAGGGAGGGATTTTATGAATTTTATTTTTATATCACCAAATTTTCCTAAAAATTATTGGAATTTTTGCAGAGCTCTAAAAAATAATGGAGTAAATACACTTGGAATAGGAGATGCAGAGTATAATTCACTATCAGAAAAACTAAAAAATTCTTTAAATGAATATTATAAAGTATCTTCACTTGAAAATTATGATGAAGTTTATAGAGCTTGTGCTTATTTTGCTTTTAAGTATGGGAAAATTGATTGGTTAGAATCAAATAATGAATATTGGCTATTAAGAGATGCAAGACTCCGTACAGATTTTAATATTACAACAGGATTAAAAGATGACAAAATAGCTGGAATAAAGTATAAGAGCGAAATGAAAAAGTTCTATGCTGCAGCAGGAGTAAAGACAGCTAGATATCATATTGTTTCAACTTTTGAAGAGGGTAAAAAATTTACTGATGTAGTAGGATTTCCAGTGGTTGTAAAACCTAATAATGGTGTTGGAGCAGCAGCTACTTATAAATTAAGAGATGAAAATGAGATGCATTTTTTCTATGATCACTTAGGATATGAAGAGTATATTATGGAAGAATTTATAAATGGAGAACTACTTTCTTATGATGGAATAGCTGGAAAAAATAAAGAGATAATATTTGAAACAGCTCATGCATATCCTATTCCTATAATGGAAGTTGTAAACAAAGGAACAGATGTAATGTATTACTCTTACAGAATTATTCCTGAGGATTTAAAAGAAGCAGGAAGAAAAGTAGTACAATCTTTTGAAACAAATAGTCGTTTTTTCCACTGTGAATTTTTTAGATTATTAGAGGATAAACCTGGACTTGGAAATAAGGGAGAAATAATAGGATTAGAAGTAAATATGCGTCCTCCTGGAGGATATACTCCAGATATGATGAATTATGCAAATGATATAGATGTATATCAAATTTGGGCAAATATGATTACTTATAATAAGGGATTTTATAATGAGGAATCAAGACCATATTGCTGTGTATATGCAGCTAGAAGAGATGGTTATAGATATTATCACAGTGTTGATGAAGTTTGGAATAAATATAGATACAATATTGTAATGGCAGAAAGAATGCCAGATGTTTTAGCAGGAGCTATGGGAAATGATATGCTAACTGCTAGATTTCCAGAACAAGAACAAGCTTTAGAATTTATTGATTTTTACTTGAAAAAAGTATAAAAATTAGGGGGAATTTTATGCATATAAATCATTACAAACAATATAGTAATATTTTAGGAAGAGAAATGGAGTTTTCAATATATGGTCATAGTGGTAGACCAATAGTAGTTTTTCCTGCACAAGATGGAAGATTCTATGATTTTTATAATTTTGGTATGGTAGATGCAGCAGAAAAATATATAAATCAAGGAAAAATTATGTTATTTTGTGTAGATAGTATAGATAAGGAATCTTGGTCAAGAATAGGAGAAAACTATGAAGACAGAATATATCAACATGATAGATGGTTTAGATATATAGTAGATGAAGCTATTCCAAAATTTAGACAAATATATGGAGATAGAACTGGAGATTATAATTGTAAATTTATGACAACAGGATGTAGTATGGGAGCTTATCATGCTTTGAACTTCTTTCTTCGTTGTCCAGATATATTCGATGGTGTAATTGCATTAAGTGGATTATATCATGCTGGTTATTTCTTCCCTAATTATAATAATGGAATGATATATGAAAATTCTCCAAATGATTATATGAGAAATATGTCTTTAAATCATGAATTTTTAGAAAAATATAGAAACTCAGACATTGTTTTATGTTGTGGTTTAGGAAGATGGGAAGAGGAGTGCATAAAAGATACAGGGGAACTAAAAAAAGAGTTTGATAGATTAAATGTTCCAGCTTGGATAGATTTTTGGGGATATGATGTGGATCATGATTGGCCATGGTGGAAAGTTCAATTCCCATATTTTTTACAATATGTTATTTAGGAGTTAAAAATGGTATTAAAAGAAAATATATATATTGAGCCTTTTAAATTATATAGAACATTACATATTTATATTCCAGATAATATAGAAGCTGGAGAGAGATTACCTGTTATATATATGTTTGATGGACATAATCTTTTCTATGATCATGATGCAACTTATGGAAAATCTTGGGGAATAAGGGAAACATTAGAGAGATATAATCAAAAAATTATTATAGTTGGTTTAGAATGTAACCATGAAGGAAATATGAGATTGTGTGAGTTTTCCCCATATTCTTTCAATGATAAATACTTTGGAAAAGTTAAAGGTTTGGGAAAAATTACAATAGATTGGATC of uncultured Fusobacterium sp. contains these proteins:
- a CDS encoding ATP-grasp domain-containing protein, producing MNFIFISPNFPKNYWNFCRALKNNGVNTLGIGDAEYNSLSEKLKNSLNEYYKVSSLENYDEVYRACAYFAFKYGKIDWLESNNEYWLLRDARLRTDFNITTGLKDDKIAGIKYKSEMKKFYAAAGVKTARYHIVSTFEEGKKFTDVVGFPVVVKPNNGVGAAATYKLRDENEMHFFYDHLGYEEYIMEEFINGELLSYDGIAGKNKEIIFETAHAYPIPIMEVVNKGTDVMYYSYRIIPEDLKEAGRKVVQSFETNSRFFHCEFFRLLEDKPGLGNKGEIIGLEVNMRPPGGYTPDMMNYANDIDVYQIWANMITYNKGFYNEESRPYCCVYAARRDGYRYYHSVDEVWNKYRYNIVMAERMPDVLAGAMGNDMLTARFPEQEQALEFIDFYLKKV
- a CDS encoding alpha/beta hydrolase-fold protein; the protein is MHINHYKQYSNILGREMEFSIYGHSGRPIVVFPAQDGRFYDFYNFGMVDAAEKYINQGKIMLFCVDSIDKESWSRIGENYEDRIYQHDRWFRYIVDEAIPKFRQIYGDRTGDYNCKFMTTGCSMGAYHALNFFLRCPDIFDGVIALSGLYHAGYFFPNYNNGMIYENSPNDYMRNMSLNHEFLEKYRNSDIVLCCGLGRWEEECIKDTGELKKEFDRLNVPAWIDFWGYDVDHDWPWWKVQFPYFLQYVI